TATACCCATTAATAGACAcggtacttccttgaaaatatATTCCAACAGCGCTACAACAACCCATAATGAAAAGACCTTTCACAATAGATGAttctttacaatgaactctgttagagagctacatatggcaatttatcggttcatttaaatatcttactcacctgttgactaacaaaaacatttcaaatccctcagttctcacCATCTCCGAAAAGCCGAGCCAATGTTATCAATGTGTAACCCCTCATGTTCAAACCGCCCGCTCTAAGCGGCACTCAAACCCAGGTCTACCGGGATGGGAGTTGggcactctaacaaggaggctaacgACTACAGTCTCTAGAGCATCTCTTCACCCTACGTCCGTTACATTCACCCCCCTAAATCTCACTCCCATCctggtcacggcaccaatgtatcccctcctgttcgaaccacccgctctaagcgggactcCAACCCAGGTCTGCCGGCACAGGAGTCGGGTGCTCTAACAATGAGGCTAAAGAGCACAGTCTCTCTTAAAATCAAGGGAGTGAGGTTTAAACGGCCTACGTCCGTTACAcattagggctgtgacggtggcAATTTTTTACTACCGCGGTGGTAAATCACCAACAACCGCCGGTGTTGCGGTGGTGGGATCCGAGGGGgggtacatatatatatatattagaggtTGCGTTAGACTTGCGTTTAGCCGTCATTTTGATGGACAggatcgtaaaaaaaaaaaaaatccatcataatcaatattacccgtcattttaatttttatattttaataagacATTTTATTCACGAACTTACAGGGTAAGCAAATAGGCATAggcttgcatttatttatactatgaaaagaaagtttatCAAAGACAAGCTGCGTcactttcagttttcatcttgaactCTTGTCACGGATTGTGAGTGAATGCGATCATCCTTTCCTCTAACGTTACTGTACAGaacgaaataaaaaaaaatatgttgaaagatacagtaagttagcttaccgaaatctgtatcacgtcaATTCAGTCAGTGTTGCCAATGTCACGTAACattatacctcagaaaagccattcgttgaccataaacttagtcagcaagaaaaataaaaaaacttaagCATGCATAAGTAACTTTATCATTATACAATTTACTTAAACTGGGTGCTCGTCTGTGTGTAATCAAgcgcatcgttttcattttattctggagactgaactcgcgctctgctgccacacggGAGCGCGCTCACCAtctactggacaggggtgggaattacaacAAGCTTACATACAAACTacataatctgtcaaaatgacggacgggCTGCAGATTTTTCTCGTCACTGCTAAACAAATTCCATTaaagaattaaattaaaaatgttcagTTATCGCGATCtcagatatataaataaatataaatatatatgacgTCACACTACCGCCGGTGACACTCCACGACCGCGGTGACAACTTCACCACCGCGGTGGCGCGGTTGTTGTCATGCATGTCAACTTTTCTCTGTTTACGGATTTGACGAGACACGCACGGGCGAGTGACAAATGTACACAGTTTTCTCATGAAAACTGTCCcatcaggtctaaaatataaacacttataataggcttacaatagtgaatcagggtaaaacaaaaacacgttttggaagaaggattgatgatgtattgattcattatttaaattgtattaattttgaacaacaaaagttacatagtgtacctttaaaatatattaaagaataacatttttatttctaattttccaaatttctaatttttactttttgctATTATATTTTTGCAGCTTCTAGCAAAGTAAAAATCCCATCAAGCGAAGGAAGGACTAGTTCTAGTTGTGAAAACCAATTACAACACAAATTGTGACACtgtgttaatttgaatacagatttatttgactgattttttgttgttgttgttgttgttgttttgtttgttttgccagTATGACACAATATGTGAATTGTGAAATAATCTTTGCTATTATATTGAATATTATAATTAGCTGTCTAAATgacctcatcatcatcatcatcaaataatgacttttctaGCATAGTACATAGGAGCATAATATATTCTGCCTGAGATGCCAAAACTATATGCTCCAATTTTTGCAATTCTGTGTTTAGGCTTGTAGGGCAATACCTTTCTGGAGCCCCAATTTCCCTCATGATAGGACAGAGGCTGTTCAATTTGTTACACATTAAAAAGGAATCATTGCACAGGAAAACTTAAGCAATATTGTTCTGGCAAAAGCACTACAGAAGGGGGTTGAAGGTGCATGTGTGTATTGGAATGTTTTTGCCCAAGAATGCACAAAGGCATGGAAAATCAACAGAATGGCATGGACAATTAATGACTCACCCCTTTTAATGACCATTAGTTGAATGAATCGGAAACTAATATGATCAAACTGTCAAAGTATTGACAACACCCAGCTCTGCTTTCTTTTGAAGCAGCCAACGTGTTTGAAAATACTTTACATCGGGTGCCAGTTGTCATCTTTATATTGTACGTATGGATACTTTGGCATCAATACCCGATGGTTCACTACTTGCAACTATTATAAAAGCATATTCACGCAGTTCTTCAATCAACCATTGTGGCGTATTTGCAGGTAAAAGTTTCTCCAATCAGAGCAGTCCCAAATGCAGCCCTTCCGATGGAGAGGCTTCCTCGTCCATCCTCCCCGTGCACCAGGTCTTGGACAAGGTAAAGGGCTACTGCTCCGTGCGCTCGGACAACTTCTACAAAAACATCATCATGTCAGACAGCTTTAGCAATAGCACTAAATTCTAGGCAGAGGAGGCTGAGATGGAGCCCTCCCGTGTCCCAGACTTACCTTGTGCGGAAAGGCGGGATCATGTTTATACGCTACAGTACATATTGAGTTAACCCTCCCCGACTGGAGTAGAGAAACACATAACCCTGTAGAGAGGGCAAGCTATGAAAGTGTGGATTTTACATACTGTGATATTCAGCTTATACTGACTATGTGATCTGTAAATaatcataatatattttactatttgTGCTTTTTCTAATTTCTGTTTTGCatactttctttttttgcacattcctttgttttttgttcgagtattttgtatatataaatgcatcAATGCTTGCTGCAGCAGAAAAATGGGACCATTTCACAACCAAAGACTGACGAACACGAGGAGTTAGTTCCTCTGTTCGGGACTGAAAGAACACGAATGGTTGGAGCTTGAATTTTCACGCTTGTGAATTTTGCCTTGGTTTGGCTTTCCTTACCGTAAGCAGATAAAGTacattttcactgtaaattagtGAAGCTTTAATACCtttgttttgtcattatttaaatgCTCTCTATTTCAGTCTTTACATGATCTACTACTGATTAACATGTTacagaaaatgttgttttttttacagtgtgaacaTTGTTCAGTTGTTTCAGTGCATACAGTTTCATAAAACTTCTCTAATAGAAGGGCAGGACACCGAGATCAGTCTTCTGCTATTTGACAAAGGAATGGAAAACAACAGCTATACACCAAATCTAACATGTTCCGATCTTCCTATTGCTGTAGTTTAATGACATTGTTGTTTTGACTTGGTATTTATTTTAAACGCTTTTAAGAGATTTCTATGCTTCGGTGAAGAAAATGTCAGCAGCAGGAAACGCTTATCATCAGTGTAGATCATCATTAGTATAGCGGTTATGGATGCTTTGTGAAAATGTGACATCTTGCATATTAAATGCACTTAAACCAgatcttgtctgtcttatttgtTTGAACAGTAACATTTTCTGCTTATGGTAAAAAGCCTGAAATATTAGAGATGcctcataatttttttgtatCGCACCTGGTTTATGTTTTTCATGGATATTGAAAATTGAATCCATTGACTCTCAGGTTGGTCTACTTTTCCTGTCGGAGCACTGCAAATGACATGCAGAAATATTGTGTTTCCACAAACTATTAATTCCTGGCTACAATTCTTTCCTTTGTTTTAGGTAGTAGTAATAGTAGAAATACATTtcttcatttaaaatgaacatgGCATTGATGTAAAACAAGGAATAAATGAATCAGGATGGACTTGCTCACCCAATCTGGAGCTTGGCCCACCCTGGGCTCCACGTCAAATAATGACAGACTACAAAATTTTCCTTCAAAATAGATTTTGAACGAAAAATACACACAAAGCGCGCACACAGAAAGCTGCGTCTCAGAAAACGTTTCATTACCAaactgagttctcttttgtgtcttattgcacttaaatggACTAAATTACATGCCTGTTTTGGCCTGTAAGCACAGTCCgagttaaaataaaaagtcttaatgaacgtaaacagtgAGGAGAAAATCTGATGTGCTCaaaactgctcttgactgaataacttctTTAGCTTTAATaggattaatatatattaatacatacatattaatatataaccCTAACCATAACAGTCGAGTATCTTAAAGacaatttaaacaatacattttgtgtTATGTTTGTGATgtctaaatctaaaataaagaGCTAAGTAATGACCGTAGGTTGTACAACAAAGCAGCTTTACCGCTTCTAACCTCCCCGGTAAACGCGACTTTGAGAGCATGCGTGTTTAGCGCAGTTGGTTGCTAAAAAGctgtttaaatgtatttacaaaCCGTTATACAGAATGTATATGCAAAAAGAAtaggactttttttttgtttcacatTTATGCACATATTcatgttaaagctgcagtccgcaaagtagctccggctacaatgttcctccgcaagacgcgtgcagttctgttaattaaccgctagagggccaaaaatcgccgacagcagctttaattagAAAAGAgattgatttaaaggtgccgtagaacgtctttttaaaagatgtaatataagtctaaggtgtcccctgaatgtgtctgtgaagtttcagctcaaaataccccatagatttttttaaattaatttttttaactgcctattttggggcatcattaaatatgagccgatttaggctgcggcccctttaaatgctcacgctccacgcccacggagctcgcgcttgcctttaacagcataaacaaagttcacacagctaatataatcctcaaaatggatctttacaaagtgttcgtcatgcaacatgtctagtcgcgtaagtatggtatttatttggatgtttacatttgattctgaatgagtttgatagtgctccgtggctaaagctaacattacacactgttggagagatttataaagaatgaagttgtgtttgtgcattatacagactgcaagtgtttaaaaatgaaaatagcgacggctctcttgtctccgtgaatacagtaagaaacgatggtaactttaacaacatttaacagtacattagcaacatgttaacgaaacatttagaaagacaatttacaaatatcactaaaaatatcatgtaattatggatcatgtcagttattattgctccatctgccatttttcgctgttgtccttgcttgcttacctagtctgatgattcagctgtgcacagatccagacgttaatactggctgcccttgtgtaatgcctcaatcatgggctggcatatgcaaatgttgggggcgtacatattaatgatcccgactgttacgtaacgggtgttatgttgagattcgcctgttctttggaggtcttttaaacaaattagatttatataaggaggaggaaacaatggagtttgagactcactgtatgtcatttccatgtattgaactcttgttattcatctatgccgaggtaaattcaattttcaattcgatggcacctttaacattgttTGAGCTTTATGTGATAGACCTACATCAAAACTttcctttcaaggaaagtctgttcactcgggctcggcggccatatttgcaacaccTCCTggcagctatttcgggcatccaagaccaagtcctatctactTAAATGGGGGAATCCTCAAAAACAATcctcaaatcagcaacaaaatctgtcATTAACTGTCTTATAAATGCTGTTAATCATCTTAATCATCCGTTTTTAGCTCACTTTTAATCATTTGTTGGGTTTTGTCAGGGTGTATCCCAGAACCTAACAATGTGGTTAGTGGCTGGCTCGATGTGTCTGACTGTAACAGGGGGACAGGAATAGAGACTGTTTGTTCCTTTGTCCCGGTAGTAAATGAGAGCACCACAAATTCCTTCCAGAAGTTTCTTGTGAAAGCCTTCCTGTGAGGTAAACCAGCATTCCTGATGATGCCAAAAATGAATGGAGGTAAATAGCCGGCCTTATATAAAGATTCAGGCACTGGCTATTCACCTTATGTGTGATCACTCAGAGACCAGAGCAAAGCAATATTGGTTTAAACCAGAGAGGCTTTACACATCACCTCgtggaaaacaacaacaacagcaaaagaaagagCGAGTGCAGTTACTCAGAAAATTGCTAGCCTCTAGCACTGTGGAAACATTTAGCATTGCCATTACCCTCTCCCATGATGAGACTCCTGTTTGATCTCCGGGCACAGTGACAGTTTTATCGGTTTCTCTCACACTATTCCTCTCTGAAGTTATTTTCTGCTTAACTGTAACTGTCTTCCACTTTTTCTGTACACATTTAACCTCACTTTCATCGTAGGTACAGTAAGCGATTTTTCTGTCATTGTCATCCGGAATGTAGtgacaaaaaactaaattatacaCTGCAGCTATATTCCATCAAGAAAGATGATCTATGTGAAGAATTTCACCGATTGCTGGGTTTTaggtttttattatttgccttttcacattacaataaatattaagCTCGTTCATTAGATTAGAAATTGACTGCAAGTTTCAACTGTCTGCAAAATCAAACTACTGTATATTGATAAATGTAAACTGCTTGTTCTAGTTCTGTGCaggcatttattattatttgtatcaTTCATTGACAATGTCTTAACTGGATGCCAGAATGATCTTTACCCGAGGCCAACTAATATGTTTAATGTCAAACATAAAGTGCCCACAAACCACTATTGTCCTTAATAAATAGTCAAATGTATTCACTATAAGGAAACAAAATTGGAAACATCAAATGATATATATTACACATCAATTAGAAGCAATACggttttgcagtaaaatactgACAGTTATCACTCCTATTTGCTTCATATACTGTCACTATTGAGATGCTAGCATTTCATGACAAGCCCAATAGAAATGATGTCTAAAACTGTACTTTGTAAACCATTCACAGCACACATATTCAGACATATGGCCAGGCTTGCTGCccaaatagtaataatatacaGTAAGTTACTATGTAGCTTTTTTCCATCCCTTTCAGGTTTGTATTGGATTGTGCCTCCTCTGTCTCTGGGGGAATCTAGACTTGTATCGTTCTTTGTAGTTTCTGGGATGGTAACTTTTGACTGAGGCGTTTTCATCTCTGAAAAAGATACCAAGTTGGGCATCAGTAAAATACAATGCAACTGCCGCAATGTGTGAATTTAATAATGACACTCACTCTTGCTGGAGATCCAAGTAAGAGCAAAACCGCACACATTTTGTGTCTCTCCTGTGTGCGCAGTGGCATCGCTCCACATCTCGTCTTAGACGCATTTGTAGTGAACCTACACCATAGGGAATGACCTGACTGAAAGAGAACAGCTGATATTTTAAAGTGCATTTCACTTtgatttttaaatcaaatgtaataaaTCATTGAATAATACACACATATAATAGCAAtataaacatttcaaacataAATTTGCCACTAATTGGGAGCATAGATATAATTAAAATCTGAAATGGCTGAATAGAAATTGAACAGAAAATcataattactgtttttgaTGCTTTCTTTCAATGTTGAAAGGTGGAGCTGCACTTGTATACAGTAAGCTGATTCATTGGttaatttattaacactttattttgatggtcccctaaCAGACATTCTATTAtagaattagttcacttcagaattaaaatgttctgataatttactcacccccatgtcattcaagatgtttatgtctttctttcttcagttgaaaagaaattaaggtttttgaggaaaacattccaggatttttctccatatagtggacttcaacagatgggttgaaggtccaaattgcaatttaaatgccacttcaaagggctctatacaatcccagacgaggaataagggtcatATCTAGTGAAACTAttagtcattttctaaaaatttcCAACGTGATCGCATTAcattgcagagctagtgcaagatgagcatttgtggtttaaaaagtatatgctttttttaatgaaatatatattatattatatttcttttttttttttttttttttttttttttaaatgaccgattgtttcactacataagactcttattccttggCTCGGATCGTGTAGAAACCTTAAAAGCTGTATTTAAACCGCAatttagggtgcgttcacacttgtagttcggttcgtttgattcatttggtccggaccaaagaaaaaaaaaaaacatttagtcctggtccagTTAGCGTTcacattggcaattttatcatcgaaccaaaagataccgaaccttaaggcatagggatacattcacaacgtgaatggtcggattttatgacgtattgcctattttgagacggaacttaccgaacatccacaACAGTGCTGTTTGCTGAGGTAAAGGTgctcgttgtgtgtgtgtagcctgcatgtgatggtattttggccagctgggaactcgtgaagagcttataaaatgtgtaaagtagtcaaaacaccggcgggaatccatccgtcacacacacaaatgatctgctgcGTGTAtacgcgcgtctgatgcctgtgataaactcgcgactatgacgagaaaaaccgacacgcgtgaggattctgtcctttttagggtttcgtcttcctgtttttggttcgtttacatgtctttggtccgtgttgcgttcatatatcattcgaaccgcaccagagttcgtttggaagcggaccgagacccatcttttcagcggtctcggtccgcttgtttggtgcgcaccagggttcggatggcagcgttcacattatgttcaaatgaaccgcactaaccgagcaatcgcaccagggttcgttttaatcgaaccaaacatgacaagtgtgaacgcacccttagacCTTCAACAAGTTGGTAGCTATTGAAGgaaatatggagaaaaatcctggaatgttttcctcaaaaaccttaatttcttttcgaattAAGTAAGAAAGACATTtccatcttggatgacatgggggtgagtaaattatcaggaaattttcattctgaagtgaactaatcctttactATAAGTAATTTTGCAAATACATGTCAACATATTCTACTAActagtctactaatactctaatgagagttagttgacatgtaggtgcaacACTACTTAGTCAACATAATGTCTAAAgaggaccatcaaaataaagtgtaaccattaaTTTTATCCTCTTCAGTGCGTTTACTCCTCGTTTGTAATTAGCTTTGTTTTTAACATGTATAAATGCCTGGTTTTGATCATATTCATAACAtatttgaaatgatttttttgacacatattttgtttttgtgcacaatgTAGAACTCTTTTCAAATTCATACACTGAACTGAAAGCCTTGTGCTTCTTTGAATTTTCAATTTGACCAGGTGTTCAGATTCCTGTTTGTTTCTGGATATAAAAGACTTCACTCTTGTTTCACTTCCCGAGAGCCAGACCCTCAATCTTTGGTTTCTAGGTTGTTTTTCACCAAAGGCAGTCTGCCTGTCCTCAGGTCTCCATGCGTGGGCCACATTAATGAGACCACACACTTAAATACAACCAGACACGTGCTTTCAGCGTGTACAGGTTACCAGCATCGGTCCCCCACAGATTTCAACCTCcacttctctctcttttttgttttgctcaAAGAGATCTCTGTAGGAACACAGACAAATGTTTGGATGATGTACCTGGGTGTATCGACCCACACGATTCCTATGTGGCAAAAGTACACACATTCTTTGTCCTTCAGGTTTTCACAGGAGCAGCGTCTCTCGCGGTGGTGAATTTCTGGAGTAGCATTCACAGATGGACTTCTGTTTGCATGGGACCCTGGGACtgaaaaaatacaaagaaaagaCGTTTAAACAATAGGTAACAAAAGATACTATCAAAATCAGACATGTTacaataaattctgttcttttgaactttctattcggTTTCCCCCAAAAAtcttaagcagcacaactgattttTTGCTTTGATGTGTGTTACACCTAAGACAAAACTTCAAAAGTTGTCAAAATATTAGTCAGTGTGGGATCTTCACTTGACGATGTAAGACATAACATGTCTAAGCTCTTGCTGCTGTCTAAACATTTCAGCAATGTTGTGTCTTCGAAGTACTCTTTGTTTTAGGCCATTGATCCTGAGGATTCTCATACAGACCCAATTTTCATGTAACTATGATCTAATAGGTTATCAGTTCAGAAGTGAGTTGCAACTCAACCgcagcaaaaataataaaatcatagGCTGTATGAAGGAAATCTAAGGCTTAGGTTGCATGAGCTTCATTAAGGTTGAGGGAAATGAAAAGCCATGTGGACCATGTTTAAAGAAGACAGCAAAAACGAATCTGTGGCCAACCACATTTTATGCCTCTAGGATTCCAGCAGCGCATGTAGATGGTACAAAGCAAACCACCACTACAGCTTCCGATGGTTGGGGTTTTAAAAGTTGAATCAAAAACAGATCTCTTGCTCATCTGCAACATGGCAACTCTTTAACAGAAAAACAAATCTCAAATACAAAAGAACAAATATGGTGGTATTTACATGACACACCAAGGTACTTTAAgaaataccatggtacttttgATTGCTAGAAAAGTTAGAGGATAAATTCGTTAATGGTAAGATAGATAAAGTAGGAACTAAGGCTACAGGAGGTCTCGCTCTCTTGAAGGTTCAGCAGTGGTGAGTTTTGTCAGAGTTTTCTTCAGGATATTTGGAAGAGGGGTTTAAGTTGGACCTCAGTAACCGGAATGACTTCTAAGGTGCTCAATCAAGCGAACAGAGCCTGAGGCTTTAAGGCCTTATAGAAACGGATGAAATTGCATGCCCTGGTCTTGTGGAAAGTGATCTGGGAGTGATCACAGTAATCCATCATTATCACAAAGCTGTGGGGGTCTAACTATATAAGTTTGATGTGGAATACACAACAAATGGTCTGACTTTTGTTTTGATTCTGGAAATCAGTTGTCATCCATGTCCTCAAGGCGTCGGTTGAGGTTTCCCAGGTCTAGTTTTCATATATCAGGCAAGGATAATGAATCACAACAAGTAACTCAGATTTAGAGCTTGGAATTTATTACAAATCCATTGGAATGTCTGCTTAAAATGCCTCACATAATTCACATACAACTAACTTTGTACCATCCTTCCCTAAATCGTGAGAAAGAAAATCAGGAAACGTTTTCTTTATCcctgtatttttttatcagaCTAGACGTTTCTAACTCGATACCGGCATGAGACTGTGCGAAACCTACGGCAAGCTCTGTACTCCTCAGCGCAGTTTGTTTTCccaagaaaaatttaattttgtgaCCCGTGCCCTGAAGAGAGAGAGGACTGCCAAGGTGGATCAGCGTAGAATTGTAAAGGACAGGCAAGGGATTACATAAATCCTTAACCACCAACGTTAAACCAGACCATCTCACCTATGAAGAAGCAGCAAAAGGTTTTTCTGTTGTTAGCATTAAGATGTAAACAATAAATCTTTACTAATCCCAAATAGTTGGACTGctgttattaaaatgaaaagctGTGATCATTTCCGTCCTGTGGGAGACTGGCTTTGAAACTCAAAACTTCGGAGAAGCATGTACTGAACAGTACTGTAGTTCCAGCAATTAACTGTATTATTTGTATTCATTTGCTGTAAAGTATATTAGTCTAATATCCTAGAGATTTGCACTGCATACATCCAATGCTGAAACTAAAGAGCTCAACAACAAACTTGGTTATGGAAAAAAATGTGAGCCAACCTGCAACCATGTTAATCGATTTAAGAAAATGTCCCttgtaaaacaaaaaatgattacaataaaaaaatgactgaaatgTGCTTAAACTAATGTTTACAGAGATAACTTGCACTGGCTATGAACTCTGCAGGCTATTAAAATGAAGCCTACCCACAGTGCAAAAGCCTTATTTCCTCCAGCTAGACCGTTCTGAGGCAACTGTCTCTGCTTTTGCTCCACCATGAGGGAAGTTACATGTTCTGTGGTCCATAGAAGTGGTAGGAGATGGCCTACACATGGGGAGTTTACACCCTTACATGCTCAAACCAGACGGATTAAGAAGCATTTTACGCCACATTTAACCCTAATTCACCAGTTCAATCTACTTTTGCATGACTAACTGCATATTGTGACGTGTTATGAAAGCAAAGACATTTGATACCGAGAATCTACATTGGGAGCTGACTGTTAGACAATGTGAGTTAATTACAGGGGACAAAAAGAGAAAATTCTATCACCATTtgctcaagttgttccaaacctgtatgacttcgTCTTATATTTTagtagatatttttgaaaaatgttggtaaccaaaccatttcttaaaatatCTCTCATGTTCAAAAGTCATGAAGATTagtacatgatgacagaattttcatttttgggtgaactatccctttaacctttTTTCTTTAAGCAACAACAATTAGTTCATCCCTTCAAATGACAAGAAATTTGCTAAGCAaatctttttaatattaaaatttgatgtGAAAATACACTCCAAGTGCAAAGAACAAACCAGAGAGAATCTGATAATGACGTTTTTACAGCAGAAGATTCAAATTAAGCACTCATTTTTCAGATAGGAAAATATTCACAAGATTTGAACAGAAAGCCAGaactatatatataagaaaGATGATAGCCATTTACCTTGTTGTTCCAATATGAAAACAACCGCACTTATTACAAATAAGAAGGAAAAATCCATGATGCACAGTACTTTAATTGGAAAGCCTGTCTCCTGGATGTCTATCCGCACTCAAAGAGCAAAGCTGTGTGGAGAGAGAGCAGGTTGTGGAGTTTCTCAGGAACTCCTGCCACTCTCTTGACACCTCCAGCCTACCACACCCTCCTCCCCCCAGCTCCGTCTTTGGATCAGCCTGCCAAGTTGCTCTTCACAATGCTGGGGACAGGTGTTTGACAAGACGCATTGTATGTGAGTGTcagtgggagagagagaaagggagagcTTATTCTCTTTCTCTGGAGATGCTCTAACTCCCATGAAAGTGCTCGTGAAAGAAGGTTTCTCAACTTTGTCTGTTTTCATCAAGCGCTTCCAGCATGATCAGAGGTATGGACGAATTGGGTGAgcagggaatttttttttttgccttccTGATGCTGCTAATG
Above is a window of Megalobrama amblycephala isolate DHTTF-2021 linkage group LG11, ASM1881202v1, whole genome shotgun sequence DNA encoding:
- the si:ch211-202p1.5 gene encoding endothelin-2, translated to MDFSFLFVISAVVFILEQQVPGSHANRSPSVNATPEIHHRERRCSCENLKDKECVYFCHIGIVWVDTPSQVIPYGVGSLQMRLRRDVERCHCAHRRDTKCVRFCSYLDLQQEDENASVKSYHPRNYKERYKSRFPQRQRRHNPIQT